TTACTCAATTCTGATTtgtttaaaatctttttttttttgtttcatttgccCTTGCCATTGTTGTCAAAACATAAAACTATCCAACAGCGAGAGGTTCGTTCAATaagtaaaaaaactgaaattaaatAAATCACATTCAAGCTACAAACGAACTCAACTGTtaagtaaatataacttactaTGGATTAGAAATGGCTTTCTTTCCAGTCTTTATTTGCTCGAGCTTTATAGAAATTACTCCGATCCACTTTAACTAGAATTGGGTTATGGAATGGAGCCCCGAAATTGGATGAAAATTAGTCAAAATTGATTAATTTGCTGGTACCATGTAAAATTCAGAGTCACACACTACTGAGTGTTTGAGTACTTATTTACTCATTTTGAATGAGTTGTTACAATCAGTTACCATCAATGATCATGAGTAACTTCTAATCTCAATTGGGGTAATTTTTTAGTACATGATGCAAACCTTGAGTAACTAAGATGTTGCTCTTTTTCAGTACTGCTCCACTTTCTGAATACGTGTAGGATCTTACTCTGTTtcgaataactttttctacgcgTGTAGAGTCTGGCTGCCAAATGTTTTACTAAATGAAATATATACAGATAAGATATTCCAAAATTTGCCAACATTTCATCATTTGACAATAATAATTATATCGTTTCTCTTTCCCCGATTTTAACCTTATAGGTCACTCGTCGTGGGgcgatttcaaaattatttgataTTAAATAAACTAgggttattgtaccaatagtcacctCACCCGATAGACAACTGCGTGTAAAAATCAATAACGTTGCGTCGTTCGAATTCTCGAATAAATCAGGTGTTCCGCAAGGTAGCAACTTGGGACCCTTGctatttgtagtatttttcaacgatgttgaATTACTCTTGGGACCTGGTTGTAAATTAATCTACGCAGATGATTTGAAACTGTATCTCGCCGTTCGTAGTGTTGAGGATTGCCAACGACTGTAAGATTTGCTTACAAGGTTCGAAAATTGGTGCAGGGAAAATAAACTCATTATCAATGTAACCAAATGCCAAGTGATCACATTTCATCGGATTCTACGTCCCATTATATTCGACTATAGCATTGATGGAACAATTTTATCTAGAGTGACTCAGGTGTGTGATCTTGGTGTACAACTGGATGCCAAATTGACGTTCGATGTCCAACGGtcgctagttatttcgaaagctTCCCGTCAGCTGGGATTCATCTCTAAAATTACcaaagacttcaaagatccgcttTGATTGAAGGCTTTATATTGCTCACTTGTCCGCCCGATTCTGGAAAATGCTTCAGTAATCTGGTGTTCGTATCAAATATCGTGGAGCCTTAGaattgaacgtgttcagaaaCGCTTTGTTCGCATGGCATTACGACATTTGCCTTGGAGAGATCCTGTAAACTTGCCACCATACCCGGACAGATGCCAATTATTGGGAATCGAAACTTTACAGCGCCGAAGAAAAATTCAGCCAGCATTGACCATTGCAAAATGAATAAACGGGGAGATCGATGCTCCAGAATTGCGTAGCAAAATTAGTTTTCGAGTACCAAGCAGGTCATTGCGATATACGACTCTACTGCAAAACGGATTCCACAGGACTTTATTTAGAAGTAACGAACCTATAACTGCGTGCACACGAGCTTTTACTtctgttgaaacaatttttgagttCGATGAGCCTTCCCGTCGCTTCGCTGAAAGAATGAAACGAACTATATTATAAGGGCTGtttttttccatgtgttaatattatttcacttgACGCATTGTAATtgctttttgttttgtgtttgttgttaaaaagatagtggtttttgcgcctgtctgagaatggcatgaaatttgttcaactcatataggctttttcccactctgtcGGTTCATTTAGACATATGTCCGATAAAcccaataagaaataaataaattaataaagtcACCATGATATttaaccgattactcgactttcaatcaatgaattgtgataaaatagaATACAATGTCTTAGCTTCGGCTCTaataaaggcgggtgggtaatgtaacacttccgaatatagaaAATAGACCGTATTagtagattgtgtgaatttagCAACTTTGAtcacttcgcttccagaattgagcgaccacccttggttgctactccgttactgattagGATTAGCTGAAACTGTACAGTACCTggaactggtaaatcatccttcaatgtacatattATGGTAACCGCAGAATTCATTAATAAGtatcggcgccggccaggcccaaacgtagatcgtctaaagaatgggaagggatgttagtccaacacttgttgttactacgcGTGCGACCTAGAATGTTCTGGTTTCAAGAAGCTCGGAtgtaccactaaactcactggctTCCCGAGTGCACGTTTCTACAATATCCGACACTGAAGTcctgggaagtcttgattcacagttcttacTTTTGAAATcactaaatttcaaaaatttcgaaactaatgatcaattaggcgaatttaactaATTTCGGCTACATAGATTTCCGAATTctgtttccgaaagtatcgagactagagaagctaaaagaaggcaAAAACGaattcaataaacaaaaatttaaattaaaataaacttatggttccatacaaaatttgtgaattttatccgatttagacttccaattttgaaattacaaggtgatgagtttttaaaattcaaaccgtcatagaagcgataccaaaaaatcttcaaagtttggctcaaaactgtttcaattttttcgtcatacttattcatggacatacgatcttttttgggttatgctggtctcttaTTACCATTTctagaagtaccataaatattgACAAAACAACAAAAGAGGAACTCAtatctacatctcatggaatttaGATTTAAGGGAATAATTTAAGGGTTTTATACAATTACTATCCTCGATTCGTCGATTGGTCATGAAAATTATTTCATGAAATCTAAAAACATCGAGGAATAATtacgcaaaaaacacatgcggattgatttaaaaaaaaggtatcatctaacTGTTAGGTGGATAGTGAcatattccaaatttttttataaaattattttaaaccaTCAAACAAAGGTTTCACGCACgacttgattgtttattatttccgcttagttattttaattatttattaaaattattaattggtcatattggttgatctgggcagccggcgaccgagaaaaaaataatttatcaaatttattatttaagtttttttactatttattcaatactctgatatatgttatctctgttattaactttgtaatattaacgaagttgcgcaatagttggtttatataattcaatttgtaatcttgaaagacaagcaataacatggaagaagaaaacatacccACTTTTCTCCCAAGCTAGCCGAAAATGaagagaaaatttaaaaaaatagagtaatcagaaatgaaacgttaaaaatatctgataactgaaaggaaaaagaaattcctgcaattgttgccttttacgacatggaagcaggaacctagTGGATCTAttgttggttcattttttttttcaccggaTTCCACACGACATCTggactggtactgtccggagaaagctaataggtactatcaatctcctagtggaccccagcccctggtgcatctagactatttttttttattttaataactatctgttggaatatgagttaaaattaaattattaagtttTAAATTGGGtagtcagccacaagtggtgacttttcagccttattatatacatgatttggtttccgcaattctgagatttttgtgtagggaaaattctaaacctacttgtattgtgtaatggggaaaaggaacttatatactaacctactaactaatacagagagcgaatctattcaattgaagattgcatcgatttttgtcggaattcgcttataatattatgtgacattacatctaatggttctatatttgtgagtctgtgtaactcatttgtactaatccagggaggacgcttcaaaatcatttaaagaattttattctgaatcctttgaagcgttttcttcctggtggaacaacaacttgaccaaattggtactgcataaagcatggctggtctgaaaatttgtttataaattaactatttgttttttagacagagcttagaatttctgtttataagaggatataatatatttattacactttgcctggattccttcaatgtgatccttgaaagtgagttttttgtcatacgttaaacctaagtatttagcttgatcagaccatgtcaattcctaaccattcaatttgagaatgtgattattgtttggtttaagaaaagaagctcttggcttatgaggaaagataattaattgtgtttttgctgcatttggtttaatattCCATTTTAACAGATAACATTTATACTAATTTAAtaacgacaaacatattctaaaATTAAATAACAAGAAACAACTAAGACTTAGATAGTAGAGGTAAACTTCACATAATCCTTTGGGAATACTTTaaagggcgggtagggtctaacacttttgcaaaatcatttattattttcttcgtattttcttatagtaaaacatttcaagaatattctgtgaaattttcatgcccctaggaacaaaactcagcaagttatgagcCTTTATCTTCGTTTATCTCATATTGCGAAGAAATAAGAACTCGGTGCATAGACCCCAAaccttctgcttcgattgacttaaaaacttgacacaacattcttgaaatgttttattaaaacaaattaaaaaaggaaatatatgcttttttgaaggaaaatattagaccctacgggctcccttgtgtagtaaattgtttcctttgattttatagacaaaaaactttaaatgcgtttttctcgaaagcaggtccatgtttcgtgtccatcgtcattcaaaaactactgcaccaagtttgttccaattttgcatacactttctacatataaataaccagaccccaacgttgaGTCATTGAACTGAATTCCACCACTAAATTCGAAATCTGGAACAGGTTCAGAACttagttgcaaaattcaggttcggattcCAGATCAAGTAATCAgatcataaatttagttctaaaattatGGAGCTGCACTCACTTTCAGAATCGACGCTCCGAAATTTGTTCTAGAATCGTGAAGAATTTCGAACCGTAataaaggaactgaattcagttccaaaatataACTcaattcattaaatccattttcGGAATTTAGTTCTAGCATGCAAGTACTGAATTCTAGAAAtgaatactgaaactgaatctagaaattaaattctgaaactgatttcaggaATTATTTTTAGTTAAGAAGTCAATTCTGAAAATCAGGTTCAAAGTTCAGATCTAACATTCAATTCCAGAGTTTAGATCGAAAATTCATATTCTAAATTCAGAGGTTAAAATCCTAAATTAGAATCCAGGATTTGACGCCCGaacttgaattaaagaaataaaatcagaTCCAAAATCTAACCAAGAAACCAGTTCCTGAATTAGGAATTAGGATTCAGTCTCAGAGTTAAATACTGAAACTGAagtctgaaacaaaattcttaacctgaaattaagttcagaattcagttctagaattcaattcAAGATTCAGTTCcctgctgctggttgaaggcgaCTGCTCGCCACGACGTCCGAAATTCGAATGAAAGCATGACCTAATGTtagaggttttataccacgcagaaggcttgttgttactgatgttggtggaagaTCCTCACCACGACGTCCAGTTCCGTCTAAGGCACCAGAAGAACAATTGCGTACCCGAGCCAAATgtaatgagttttcctcattgtttcgaaaagtttgagaaaacttacttTCTGAGATATTTATGATTATGTCACCCTGttgaaattgctgatcatatttctgatggcatgtaaaaagaattatgttgttacgTTTAGTACAACTTGAGATatacacgattaagttctacccattcttctacAGGGCGAATTTTGAAGAGACGCGAGAACTCAATGAGAagtattttcatcttacccttgAAGTAAATCTAAGAAACAGAggcagcagatctcactctacctaatagttttcgtatatgagatgactactgacaATATAGTATGAAGGCTAATCAGAACAGCTATCCAAAAATATGATGATTACTCACACACAGTTAGAAGGAAATCTGTCAAATTCCATTGAATCAACCTTTAACTAAAGGTATGCATGATACATAACCGAATTTTACAATTTGATTAAAACATGAcatgaatttaaatgaaataaacaaaagtaATAATGGAGAAGATAGAGGCCGGACCATTATATAGCAAAGTAGTACCTATCGACTAAGCCacagaaacacatatttttagtAGATAGATTAAATATATAAATGACCGTTACACTAGCCAACCGTAAAAAGCAGTGAAAATTACGTGAGGTACATGTAAAACTCATTTAGTTATGATATAAAACAGAGATTGTGATCTGAAAAATTCCTTTatatttgttttgaaattaatgtTACATGGAAAAAATTATTGGGAATACACTCAAATTCAATTATTAGTAAATAATTGGAAACGTGTATTAAATTGAAtggaaaaatatgtttcaaaatgatTCCCGTATCTACTGTATgagttagtataaaaatgtgtgaTTCTGAGGCTGATTCTgaggctcagtcgattatcggacgttctttgtgatccaatgattctcggttcaagtcgccacAGTAGCCATAGAATGTTGAAATCCGACGATATTCTTACTATTCTGTTCTTGCTCGTAAATTTGCGTAAACTATGACGCTTCATTTTGGTGCACTTTATAAGCGAAGTAAAATCACACGTTTTTTCGAACTGTCAACCATTTTGTAGCATTTCTGTAATTGAAGAGACTGGAATCGCTGAAGTGATTTGTTGAACACTAGCAGGTCCTACAAACTGTAGTTTTCAGATCGTTATTGAAGATTTCGTTGTTACTTTTCGTCTTTGCTTTATTGGAGatttgttccggaaccggaatcttCATCCGAACAAAATTCAATAAGAACTTATGTAATCATAACCTTGcaactttgtgaaaatcagagcaccaatctctgagaaattgattTGAGTTCATTTTCAATTTGACCATCGCTTCCGAAACTGGGAACCGGTTCCATCGAAGTAAATTTGTTTGGGCATCAACTAAAAAAACTTACCAataggaatagttttgagactaTCAGAGCTATTAAAATCTCGTAACTTTTCTAGCGTTGTCATTCATACGACGGTTTGGAATTTTTAACAATCATCATCTTGAAATTCCCGACCCGGAAGAAGTtctagataaaattcaatatcagCTATTGAGATCATAACACTCCAATATACTTTTGTAAATCTTAGAGAAATCTATATGAATTTCGTCTTGGAGTTTTGGACTATCACTTCCGGAACTGAATACAGAAGAGTCCGTATAGTCTGAGCGCATACATCTGATAAACATCTTGCAAgacctgcaaactagaagacttTAACTACTTAGTTTCAAAAAGATAATTCCCTTTTACATCATCAATTATATTTACACCTCGTGATATAGGATCACGATACTTTccagttgaatctaagtttttgaaaatcagttcagataTCTTTGAGGTAAATCAAGAGCATATTTTTGTAACATACTCATACTctcagacattttttttttggacgaattgagtcgaatgatataaaaCATTTGTTCCTGATATCCTCGAATCAAAAGTCGGTTGTCAGCCAtagtatatgagaaaggcaaaaatgttgtAAATTTACTTTGATTTATAGCATGATTCATGCGTTCtaataaatttttaaacctCGAAACATGTGATGTTATaagtccgggtttttggttctccatacatggttgaatctgtgtatggtgagctaaaattgaactaggggaacgtgtcacttgagccaattagttctgataattcCATGTAATGTAATAAGTGtcaattgtgtgtgtgtgtatttttcTATGTATTGTCAGTTTGGAATCACAGTACATTTTCATTCTTTTAAAcccgaaaaatgtaaaaatgaatcGACGGGAAACACAAACGACTTTTCTATTATGTtctattatttctttttttaaagttattttataatttagcaTTTAAGCATAATGTGTTTCCAGAAAGATGTTAAACAGTGGCAATGGAAAAAGTGCAACATTCTGCATTTAATTTTCATGTGTTTCGTTTACATAAAATTCAAATcatacattaaaaataaaactcCCAACTCATGTTGATGTGTCTCGTAGTTCATCTTTCACACTCATTGACTGACGAATCGGCAATGTAAGATTTACTTTCATTTGTTTCATCTGAGCAAAGAGTAAACATTATGCCGTCAATCTTGGCATGAACTGACTTTGTGACATATGGGATTACTATTCAAGTCGTTATATCCAGTGTAATAGCGTGGTTGCCAAACGACTACTAGCGGGCAAACTAcaaagttcgaaaaaatcttgttattttaaatcttataagatgcacataatcggagcgtcatatttcacacaaatttttattcaagaacatgtaaaattatgtgatttgaaaatatgtaatatgtaaggcttgaattcgaacgaaataaaaaacaaaagttcgTTAGCAgcatcgcgacttgaaccgagaatcattagatcacaagcacatcggttactcgactgaaccacggAGCTCAtatttgttcattgaataattgatatatatatatatatatatatatatatatatatatatatatatatatatatatatatatatatatatatatatatatatatatatatatatatatatatatatatatatatatatatatatatatatatatatatatatatatatatatatatatatataaatccaaacaatggcacttggtagccgaatgCAATTTACatttggatcttgtaaaattttgtgcgagtggaatattgcgtcatttgaaaaattaagtagttatgaattgtattgtttgtagaattctgtcgccAGTAgaattcatgatttttttctgtgcagATCTCATATTTTTTCCCAGATTTCTACAAGTTATAACAGGGATAACTTTATAAAACTGATCAACATTTCCACAAATTCATATTTACTTCATGCATCACAGATAGTAAAcagattttggattttgaaacacagatatttATTTCGCTGCGATCCCGAAAAGAATGATGAATTGAGATATTGTCAATTCGatagaacaaagagaaactgtcattttctCTTATAACCATTTCTAATGTTCTTCTTCACTAGAAACCAGCTAAGCCCTACTTGCTCTTTTTTGACAGTTGTCGATATTCTCCGATTTAACATAATTACATGGTTGCCTGTTgataaactgagtcgaataaagCATTACACATTCGCAGTTGGCACTTTAAGGGGGAACTCAGTATAATCACTAAAATATTTTACTAATAAATACTTTAATATACCTAGCAGACGTTTGAAAACTAATTCCAGTCATCCAAATCACTCAACATTTTATTCTTCCGTTCGTCTTTGCAGGTGTTTACGCGTGAATCCCAAGGGCCTGGACGAGGAGAGTAAAGACTACCTATCCCTCTACCTGCTGCTCGTATCCTGCAACAAATCTGAAGTGCGGGCAAAGTTCAAATTTTCGATACTAAACGCAAAACGGGAAGAAACGAAAGCAATGGAATCACAGCGGGCGTACCGGTTCGTCCAGGGCAAGGACTGGggcttcaaaaaatttatccGGCGAGACTTTTTGCTGGACGAAGCGAACGGTCTACTGCCCGAGGATAAACTTACGATATTCTGCGAGGTGAGTTGCCAGCAGTGGATGGTCTAGAGTTTGTATGATTTTGCTTTTATTCTGTATCGTTTGCAGGTCAGTGTGGTCGCGGATAGCGTCAACATTTCCGGTCAGAGTAACATAATACAATTCAAAGTGCCAGAATGTAAACTATCAGAGGATCTAGGCATCCTATTTGACAATGAAAAATTCAGCGACGTGACGCTGGCAGTCGGCGGACGGGAATTCCAAGCACACAAAGCAATCCTTGCAGGTGAAGATATCGCCGAGAATGACTGGCGCTTGTAATTTGGTTTGCCCACTGGTTTAtgatttttctttcaatttctCCCCACAGCACGTAGTCCTGTGTTTGCGGCGATGTTCGAGCATGAGATGGAGGAACGCAAGCAGAATCGTGTAGCAATCACCGACGTCGACCACGAAGTATTAAAGGAGATGCTCCGGTTTATCTACACCGGCAAGGCACCCAATCTGGACAAGATGGCGGATGATCTGCTGGCGGCAGCCGACAAGTACGCCCTCGAAAAGCTGAAAGTGATGTGTGAAGAAGCACTCTGTGTTAATTTATCGGTGGAAACGGCTGCCGAGACGCTGATCCTCGCCGACCTGCACAGCGCCGACCAGCTGAAGGCGCAAACTATAGACTTCATCAACACGTAAGTTGCATTTGGGTTTAGATTGGCTGCAAAGCTAGCTCGAGTACTGAGCACTAAACCTCAACCTTATTCGTTCGCTTAGATTCACAAAAATACTGCAATCGTTTAAttgttcgctctttttttcttgTTCCAATTCTCGTTCTATCTACCATTCTGATTTCATCGCGCAATATCAACCCAGCAGCCATGCCACCGACGTGATGGACACCGTTGGCTGGAAGAACATGGTGACAACTCACCCGCACCTGATAAACGAAGCATTTCGCGCCCTAGCAACGCAGCAGATACCACCGATCGGACCACCCCGGAAGCGGGTCAAGATGAGCTGAAATAAGATGTTGACATCCGTGCCGTCCGTGATGTCAACGTCGCCGTCACCAACAGCTATCATCACTACTACTACAACCAATAACACAACTtcaccatcatcgtcatcgACGACCttgtcatcatcagcatcatcgTCTTGTTTGTTGTCATCATTATCGAACACAAACACCAACGCCGCCATTACCCAACACATCCCATCCACTGCTTCACTGTATCAACTGACCCCATCGGCTGCATCCTCGCCGACCGGTTCGATAGGAGGAGCGGCATCAATCACACCCCACGTACTGCAGCAGGCAGCCGGTACAATCCCTCGGAAGCAGCTTGATCAAGTACTGAACCCCAAAACAACGCCAACGAGCGCTTCCTCGTctacatcgtcgtcgtcgtcgtcattacTGATCAATCATCTCACTAGCAACCCTGGCGACGGTCTGCTCAAGCAACAGCTCGTTTGCTATGACTCTAAAATGCCATCTGCATTGGCCAAGGGAACGGGCAAAAAAATCAACCCGTCCCTTTCACATGCATCATCAATCGTCAATGTAAATGACATCGCGGCAGGGCTAGCTAGCGCCGTTGCCGCTGCGGTGGCAGATGCTGTAACCGTTGCCACAATTGGTCGAAATTTAAACCTTAATCTAAGCAACTATTCTCAACTGCGTCAACAGCTAGAGATGCAACAAGCAACCGGTTCGGTAAGCAGTCGCAACAGTGCACCAAACAACAGCAGCAATGCTTCGGAACCACCGTCGTCTGCTGGGTCGGCCGACAGTCAGTTGAAGCAGTTTCTCAACGGCGGCATAAACAGCGTCTCCAACAATCATCATTCCCAACAGTATCAACAGCGCTGGGGAGCCAATTCTGCAGGCAATGGGGCTTCAACTACTTCTGCAGAGCCAACATTGGCGTCCTCGTCGACGTCGGCGACATCCGTTTCAATCCGAAGCGATATTTGTCTCCAGTAGGCTTCGGATAGAGTTTGTGAGCAGCAAGCAACAAagatgagaaaaaaaacatatacgcTCCGAAACAACAGAAAACACTGAAAAAACAGTTCTTTGTTTAGAAAATCTAGTTTCAAGATAGTCTCTCGTTAGTAGGATTCTCTTAGTAGTAGTGCATATAtatcggttataaaacaaacaaaaacacacGCGAGTAAAATGCAAATGGAAGCAGCAAACAGAAGAAGGAAATATCAACAACTGTTGATGCCGCAGAACATATCTGCAGCTTTGGAACACGAACAAGTTGGAgttcaaattgttttgtttcgtttattcttttttttcgtGTATGGGAGAATAGCGTTTGTCACCCACCCACCCCCGTTGGGAGAGCAAGAATCATACGACCGACGAAAAAGTAGAAAGTTTTCTCCCAAGTTTTCTTCTCAAATTGAAACACTTTTCTCACTTGGGCAGGTTGGAAAGGGGTTAGAATGGACAAAAGCAAACCTCTTTCTTTTCGCGCTGAACTGTAAACGCAAAGAACTTGGCTCAATGAGGGAAGTGAAAAcattttaattcaaataaattaaattaatttataCAATGTGATATTTTTTGTCTATATATGTTagctaatgtaatataataatgA
This genomic window from Malaya genurostris strain Urasoe2022 chromosome 1, Malgen_1.1, whole genome shotgun sequence contains:
- the LOC131440347 gene encoding uncharacterized protein LOC131440347; this translates as MLTSVPSVMSTSPSPTAIITTTTTNNTTSPSSSSTTLSSSASSSCLLSSLSNTNTNAAITQHIPSTASLYQLTPSAASSPTGSIGGAASITPHVLQQAAGTIPRKQLDQVLNPKTTPTSASSSTSSSSSSLLINHLTSNPGDGLLKQQLVCYDSKMPSALAKGTGKKINPSLSHASSIVNVNDIAAGLASAVAAAVADAVTVATIGRNLNLNLSNYSQLRQQLEMQQATGSVSSRNSAPNNSSNASEPPSSAGSADSQLKQFLNGGINSVSNNHHSQQYQQRWGANSAGNGASTTSAEPTLASSSTSATSVSIRSDICLQ
- the LOC131440346 gene encoding protein roadkill isoform X2 — its product is MTSADDSSWLSYYTVRLPVVSDCPAGQTARVTSNLHSSSSTMAVSRVPSPPLPEVNTPVAENWCYTQVKVVKFSYMWTINNFSFCREEMGEVLKSSTFSAGANDKLKWCLRVNPKGLDEESKDYLSLYLLLVSCNKSEVRAKFKFSILNAKREETKAMESQRAYRFVQGKDWGFKKFIRRDFLLDEANGLLPEDKLTIFCEVSVVADSVNISGQSNIIQFKVPECKLSEDLGILFDNEKFSDVTLAVGGREFQAHKAILAARSPVFAAMFEHEMEERKQNRVAITDVDHEVLKEMLRFIYTGKAPNLDKMADDLLAAADKYALEKLKVMCEEALCVNLSVETAAETLILADLHSADQLKAQTIDFINTHATDVMDTVGWKNMVTTHPHLINEAFRALATQQIPPIGPPRKRVKMS
- the LOC131440346 gene encoding protein roadkill isoform X1; translation: MTSADDSSWLSYYTVRLPVVSDCPAGQTARVTSNLHSSSSTMAVSRVPSPPLPEVNTPVAENWCYTQVKVVKFSYMWTINNFSFCREEMGEVLKSSTFSAGANDKLKWCLRVNPKGLDEESKDYLSLYLLLVSCNKSEVRAKFKFSILNAKREETKAMESQRAYRFVQGKDWGFKKFIRRDFLLDEANGLLPEDKLTIFCEVSVVADSVNISGQSNIIQFKVPECKLSEDLGILFDNEKFSDVTLAVGGREFQAHKAILAARSPVFAAMFEHEMEERKQNRVAITDVDHEVLKEMLRFIYTGKAPNLDKMADDLLAAADKYALEKLKVMCEEALCVNLSVETAAETLILADLHSADQLKAQTIDFINTSHATDVMDTVGWKNMVTTHPHLINEAFRALATQQIPPIGPPRKRVKMS